GAGGGTGCAGGGGACCCGCGGGGGGGGCCGTGGGCGGGGGCGCGGTGCCGGTGGAAGGGCtcggggcgctggggggggggcggcgggaggtggggggcacGGTGGTGCCGGGAAAGGggccctggcagggcagggaccccCGCTGCCAGGCCTCGGGGTgacccccgccgtgtcccccccaggtTGAAGCCCCGAAGCGGTGCTGTCGGGAGGGGACGGGCACCCCGGCTTGGGTACCACACCCGGGGCCGGAGGCGGCATCTTCTCCTGCATCCCTGAGGCCGTGGCTCGCTGAGCTGCCCTCCGTCAGGCTGGCGTCGGCAGGCAGCAGAGGTGGGGAGCTCGTGCGTGGGCCTGGGCGCTGGTGACCTCTTAGGTCCGCCCTACGGCTTCGGGATCCAGTCTTCAGGGAAGGAAAACTCATCCAGAGCCGCTCGGCCCGTCCTGGACGGCTGCAGACCGAGCCCACCGCCGCGGAGCTGCCCCTCGTGCCTGTTGAGATACTTCACGGACTGTCAACAAGAAGCATCTCACGTGCATGTGGTCCCTTCGCAAGATGAAACAAGTAGCGGCATCACCGCCGGATGAGCCTTCGGAAGTCCTGACTTGTTATTTAAGCAAGCCCAGGCTGCCTGGTGTGATTTTTGGGCGCGcgtgtccctgctccctctcctgaGCGGTCCTTACACCCACCAACGGCTCGTGGGGCCCTGGGGATGTTCTCCCTTGAGCTCGAAGCAGCAGCCCTCGACTCAGACCGACCCAGCGGGGCGTATTTtggagctgctgggaaggagcGCTCGTCTCTGCAGCCCCCCTCGCGCAGATGACTGACGCAGTGATGAACGGGAGGGTGCCCCTGCCCGAAAAAGCCTTGTCCGAGGGCTATGCCCGGCTGCGGTACAGGGACACTTCGCTGCTcatctggcagcagcagcagcagaaactggAGTCGGCCCCCCCCAACACCTACCTGAGCCGCAGCCGGAGCATGTGGTACTCGCAGTACGGCAACGAAGCCATCCTGGTGCGGGACAAAAACAAGCTGGACGTCTCCAGGGACACGGGGCAATCTAAGTTTTGCGCTATTATGTAATTGGGGTGGTTTCACACTAGAAATCCACATGTGGAGACAAACCAGACTCGCACCAAGCTGGGGGAAGATGGGTTTCCACCATCCTCACCGCAGACCTGCGGCTAAAGCAGCGTGGACGGGATGGCCCAGAATGGCTGCCGCGAGTTTACGTTTGTTTTCGCTGTTGGTAGCATCCGATTTTGCATGTTATTGAGCGTGCGTAACGAAAACAGCCTCGCCAGGGAACTTCTGAGCCTGCGTTTGCTGCCTGGCATCTTGGCAGGGTCCGTGCTGGACCGTGTGTTGGTTGGAAGTGGCAGTGCGCCGTGAGGAACACCCGCCGGCAGTCGGGAGCCAGCCCCAGCAGGTGCTTTTATGGCTGGCCCTCGTGCATTGCCAAAGCTCTGCGAATGCTGCTGGGAGAGGCGAGCGCGGATCCGTTTCCATTGAGGCAAGTATTTTAAGTTGATCCACAAAACTACCCGGCCGTTAACTTGTTCCGCTCGCCCTGTCTGCCTGTAATTACTGCCCTGGAAGTGGTCTCTTACAACCAGGTAATGAAGTGATTTGTCATAAGGGGGAAAGAATAGATTGAGAATTTCATCTGAGCCTTCCAGGCAGGAAGGACGCGCTGCAGTTTTGTTCCCTGCAAAGCAAAGGGCCCTCTCTGATGCCATGATTTGGTGTCATGGAAGTAACGGGGGGAGCTCTGGAGTCATGGAGCCAATTCCCTTCATGTTGCTCGATCCCCAGCCCGTGCTCTGGGGACGGATCGCCGAGGAGCCACCTGAAAGGGAGGGACAGCCCCAGGAGAGCAACAGGAAGAAAACTACTGTAAATACACCCATCTCCTGCCACGGGACGCGAGGAAACTCCTGCGCAGCACCTGCCTGCCCCCAGAGAGCGTTACGCAAGGAAACAGCCTACTGACGTTGGCTTTGCGTTTGAGTTTTAATGCACGCGGTAGCTTGGAAGGCTTTATCTTCTAATTCGGATTGGACAGTAGATTCGGTGCGTGTATTTTAAAAGTCACATCTGGGAGCATTTGTTTCAACTAACTGAAGGGTTTTAGGAGGGAAAAATACTAGGATTGTGCTTCTTGGGAATAGAGACTGCTCTCAGGGCGTTTCCCAACTTGCTCAAGGCAAGGTCGATCTGAGAAACCCAGCCCAGCCAGCACCTAAAGCTGTATTGAAAACACAGCAGTACCGCTTCCAGGGGTGCTAATTACGCGCCCAGGGTCCAGCATTAAAGTGCAACATTGGGCTTAAGGACGCCCTTTccgtcctcctgcagccccccgcgCACAGGCTGCACTTGAGCGAATCAGTGTTTGATGTTGACTTCAGTATGGATTATTTACCCGCCTAAAACTAGGCACATCCATCACTTACATTTATCTAAAACCTCTTCTGCATTTATCaagcactttatttatttatttttttaatacagtgaagAATCACCTTCGCCACCTCTCCCGGGTGGGTTAAACGCCACCACACACGCACCGGAGTCCGCTGAACTCCCCGTGCTGAGCAGAACATACCTGTTTTAACGTGAGATCGTAGAGGTTTGACGTCCTCCTCAGCGCTGATGCGTAGCACGTGTATGCACTGCAAACCATAggcagctcttttttttcttcgtAGTACTATTTATGCATGTGTTGATGTTTGGTACCTTCGTGTGTGTGCTCATAAAACTAAACCTGCTGATGGACCGCAGTGTTTCGCAGACCTGCGCCGTGTTCCTCTTCGTCTTGCCAGGACTCGCTCCAGGTGGGAAAGATTTTGGTGAACGGATGTATTTCAACTGGGGGGAAAACCAACAAATGAGATTGACAAAACCAGCGGGACTCCGACAGCTGCTGCCGCGGCGACGGTGCTCCCGCATGGAGCATGGTGTTGAGGTGGAGCGTGGCTGGGATGCGGGACCCACCTGGGGCAGCAGTGCCTGGCCCAGGGAAGGGGTGATGATCCATAGGAAGGGGCAGGAGGCCGGTCTGAGAGCTCCCCTTGGAACTGCCGGTGGAAGCAACCCCGAAAGGCAGGAGAGAGGTGGCTCAGGACCTTTCCAGCAGCCCAGGGGAGCAGGCGAACTCTGGGAGTTTAAGGAACAGCACATCCCCAAAACCAGCTGttcattttctttacttttcttatagaaaaaacaagtaaatttttttttttttaatttcagtgagaaAGTTGATTATTTTGGGTATAATCAGTTTTTATTTATGTGGCTGGTAAACCAAAATGCAGTTATTTGAAGAGTGTTAATTGGACTATACAATAAAAAGTATGTGCATAAATTCTTCCAGGATTGAGACATGACAGTACAGGAGGAGCGTGACTTGTTCTTCCATCTCTCTGTCAATGTGACACTATTGTTTTCCGTATCTGTGTGTCCTTATTAGTCACAGCAGGTTGTGGAGCAGCTGCTAGGAGGGAGCTTTCCGTAAGCCGGTTGTGTAGTGTTGATGCACTTGTTTAAAATGCTGTTGTAGCCTCTTGGATAAAGTGCATTAAAATGATTTGAACGCATCATCGCAAGCCGCTGGTTTGCTTCTGCACGTTAATCACTTTGGCACACGTGAGGATTACAGCTGttctccctccccgtccccacccagggggaggagggaaagctcTGCAGACGGGCAGTTCCTCTCTGTTGGGAATTACGTTTGTTACTGGTGGGCTGTGGTTAACCTGCCTCTCCAAAGTCACACACTTCACCTCTGAAGCCTGGCCCCACGCAGAGGCGGCTCCTTAAGGTTCCCAGGCCAGCAGCCCTTGTCAAGTCTTAGCGGTGAACCCTGGGATGAGGAGAACCTCTGGCTGTCACACACACAGTAACCTCCATCCATACCAGTGTTGGTGCGTGTTCT
The genomic region above belongs to Rissa tridactyla isolate bRisTri1 chromosome 14, bRisTri1.patW.cur.20221130, whole genome shotgun sequence and contains:
- the BRD3OS gene encoding putative uncharacterized protein BRD3OS produces the protein MTDAVMNGRVPLPEKALSEGYARLRYRDTSLLIWQQQQQKLESAPPNTYLSRSRSMWYSQYGNEAILVRDKNKLDVSRDTGQSKFCAIM